A window of the Planococcus citri chromosome 4, ihPlaCitr1.1, whole genome shotgun sequence genome harbors these coding sequences:
- the LOC135843991 gene encoding uncharacterized protein LOC135843991: MIDNHFLQENIPFESNQDRFVYIYNTPSLKEITSYRVSRAIWYAYISKYRAFKEQDTSKINCSPQHFGLDTFYKRKNKHDGFFRQALGLDPDYIRNIEKLVDDLETSARIKNVLKHFLKLVNQELKDWVEHFRDLLFPPGALFRREYRIHHIDPTWCVWLMNGEIDYQRTARNMLNDEDFTAAQKFFIMSEYCMEDEIKLFSLNLLPEGFIEQVNNNQDHILFYWICYLKNKQDKIPAENNLPSDLFIASNFQHFSRFSKEYFLSRLPNDDQVRIVIDWITRICLDSEHKRDCVILEKIISKMSLAQQTYLTSQISYTIAIYFSIYSNAWQCAFWAWRNSKDQMEVEPFSDFLGELLTETKTAPSACLLNKIWDTASSSQKNFAVNTHSEEFIDRLLLGDYHFPSVLEFFDRFLRLISTEERKNVIFERVDQFPYSNCDPDCWSFLVNLCLPCFEDQLKFKHSAIDSGYVRNSCEDLFRRRCFEKLNQKLEFYFSHDANAAQIFKRELLQDVSTNWKYIILSRDIFSCEWNQMCNFIDEAFKSDSSAGLKVKQQFLSTLAANIDLLDYFMVRDGFDNLQKIVEKVFSNDELNNVKGLFSNSFHRLLERTKGGVNEQMFNQKFMKWCSSNYDDDEVDTSDGNQQVSRDIVFDRIRTRSNDFFFSVKIFSEN, from the coding sequence ATGATTGATAATCATTTTCTTCAAGAAAATATCCCGTTTGAAAGCAATCAAGATCGTTTTGTTTACATTTATAATACACCAAGCCTAAAAGAAATCACGTCCTATCGAGTATCTCGTGCAATATGGTATGCCTACATCTCAAAGTACAGGGCGTTCAAAGAGCAAGACACTAGTAAAATCAATTGTTCACCTCAGCATTTTGGACTTGATACGTTTTACAAAAGGAAAAACAAACACGATGGTTTTTTTCGTCAAGCCCTTGGCCTCGATCCTGATTACATTCGGAACATCGAAAAATTAGTGGATGATTTAGAAACTTCTGCTCGTATTAAAAACGTGCTCAAGCATTTCCTCAAACTAGTTAATCAAGAATTGAAAGACTGGGTTGAACATTTTCGAGATCTGCTGTTTCCTCCTGGTGCATTATTCAGACGCGAGTATCGAATCCATCATATTGATCCTACTTGGTGTGTTTGGCTTATGAATGGTGAAATTGATTATCAAAGGACTGCGAGAAATATGCTAAATGATGAAGATTTTACTGCAGcacagaaatttttcatcatgagtGAATATTGCATGGAAGACGAGATCAaattattttcgttgaatttacTTCCGGAAGGATTCATTGAACAGGTGAATAACAATCAAGATCATATTCTTTTCTATTGGATTTGTTATCTAAAAAATAAACAGGATAAAATTCCAGCTGAAAATAACCTTCCTTCGGATCTCTTTATTGCgtcgaattttcaacatttttctcgaTTCAGCAAAGAATATTTTCTGAGTCGTTTACCTAATGACGATCAAGTAAGGATCGTTATCGATTGGATCACTAGAATATGTCTGGATAGCGAACACAAACGTGATTGTgtgattttggagaaaattatttccaaaatgtcTCTGGCTCAGCAAACCTATTTGACCTCTCAAATTTCATACACGATTGCGatttatttctcaatttattcCAACGCTTGGCAATGTGCATTTTGGGCATGGAGAAATTCTAAAGATCAGATGGAGGTGGAGCCATTTTCCGATTTCCTTGGCGAATTGTTGACTGAAACTAAAACCGCACCGTCAGCCTGTTTATTGAACAAGATTTGGGATACAGCTTCGAGTTCTCAGAAAAACTTCGCGGTGAATACCCACTCGGAAGAATTTATCGATAGGTTACTGTTGGGAGATTATCATTTCCCatcagttttggaattttttgacagatttCTTCGGCTGATATCGACAGAGGAGcgaaaaaacgtgattttcgaAAGAGTAGATCAGTTTCCTTATTCTAATTGCGATCCTGATTGCTGGAGCTTTTTAGTGAATTTGTGTTTGCCCTGTTTTGAAGATCAATTGAAGTTCAAACATTCGGCAATCGATTCTGGTTACGTGAGGAATTCTTGCGAAGATTTATTTCGTCGTCgatgtttcgaaaaattgaatcagaaattggaattttatttttcacacgATGCAAACGCTGCTCAAATATTTAAACGAGAGTTACTCCAGGATGTATCGACTAATTGGAAGTATATTATTTTATCTCGCGATATTTTCAGCTGCGAATGGAATCAGATGTGCAATTTTATCGACGAAGCTTTTAAAAGTGATTCTTCAGCTGGGTTAAAAGTGAAACAACAGTTTCTTTCAACTTTGGCCGCCAACATCGATCTACTGGATTACTTCATGGTTCGAGATGGTTTCGATAATCTACAGAAAATCGTAGAAAAGGTATTCTCGAATGATGAACTGAACAATGTGAAAGGTCTGTTTTCTAATTCGTTTCACAGATTATTAGAAAGGACGAAGGGAGGTGTTAACGAGCAAATGTTCAACCAGAAGTTTATGAAATGGTGTTCGAGTAATTATGATGACGATGAGGTGGATACAAGCGATGGAAACCAGCAAGTATCACGTGATATTGTATTTGATAGAATTCGTACTCGTAGcaatgattttttcttttctgtgaagattttttccgaaaattga